In Oncorhynchus gorbuscha isolate QuinsamMale2020 ecotype Even-year unplaced genomic scaffold, OgorEven_v1.0 Un_scaffold_14029, whole genome shotgun sequence, the genomic window agcatcaatgccttcctcttgcaggaactgctgacacactccagccacatgaggtctagcattgtcttgcattaggaggaacccagggccaaccgcaccagcatatggtctcacaaggggtctgaggatctcatctcggtacctaatggcagtctggctacctctggcgagcacatggagggctgtccggcccccccaaagaaatgccaccccacaccatgactgacccaccgccaaaccggtcatgctggaggatgctgcaggcagcagaacgttctccacggcgtctccagactgtcacgtctgtcacatgtgctcagtgtgaacctgctttcatctgtgaagagcacagggcgccagtggcgaatttgccaatcttggtgttctttggcaaatgccaaacgtcctgcacggtgttgggctgagggcacaacccccacctgtggatgtcgggccctcataccaccctcatggagtctgtttctgaccgtttgagcagacacatgcacatttgtggcctgctggaggtcattttgcagggctctggcagtgctcctcctgcttctccttgcacaaaggcagaggtagcagtcctgctgctgggttcttgccctcctacggcctcctccacgtctcccgatgtactggcctgtctcctggtagcacctcaatgctctggacactacgctgacagacacagcaaaccttcttgccacagctcacattgatgtgccatcctggatgagctgcactacctgagccacttgtgtgggttgtagactccatctcatgctaccactagagtgaaagcaccgccagcattcaaaagtgaccaaaacatcagccaggaagcataggaactgagaagtggtctgtggtcaccacctgcagaaccactcctttattgggggtgtcttgctaattgcctataatttccacctgttgtctattccatttgcacaacagcatgtgaaatgtattgtcaatcagtgttgcttcctaagaggacagtttgatttcacagaagtgtgattgacttagagttacattgtgttgttaagtgttcccttaattttttgagcagtgtatatatatatatatatttaaaaaaaaaatggttttaGATGACCATGTTGTTCTATTTTTCCAATACTAGTTGATCCCAGAGGAGGAGCAAAGGAGGGACATTGAGAAGTTCCTCAGGGGCCTCCTGATCCCAGGGCAGGAGGATCGAGGGGAGGAAAGTTCCATCATGGGGGAACCTCTAGACATACCTAACCTGCTGAACCCCGACCTCGGTTCTAACCTCTCCCCTTTAGTTCCCGACTTGCTCCCCGATCTCTCACCCTTGCTCCACGACCTGGCCCCCAACCTGACCCCCAGCGAAGACGACTTCCCCCCTCTCCCGAGCGCCGCGTCTCCATGGCAAGGTGACAGGCTGTGGCAGGGCTCTCCGCCTGCCAACCTCCCCACACCTCTCATCCCCATCCCTGGCCCCTTCAACCTTCTGGGCAAAGTGGCTGCCTGTATCAAGGCCTCAGCTCCAGCTCAAGCCCCAACTCCTGCCCCAGTCCCAGCTCCAGCCCCAACTCCTGCCCCAGTCCCAGCTCCAGCCAAGGTCCCAGCAATCCAGGTCACGGCCTCAGCCCGTTCTTCAactccagccccagtcccagctccAGCCAAGGTCCCAGCAATCCAGGTCACGGCCTCAGCCCGTTCTTCAACTCCAGCCCCAGCAAAGGTCCCAGCAATGAGGATTACGGTCCCAGCCGCAACCCCTGCTCCAGCCAAGGTCCCAGCAATCCAGGTCACGGCCTCAGCCCGTTCTTCAACTCCAGCCCCAGCCAAGGTCCCAGCTACCAGGATTACGGACCCAACCAAGGCCCGAGCTCCATCAACAACCCAGCAGGAGATTTATGACCTGATGGCTGACTTCCCAGCCCTCCAGCCCCAGGGGAAAGCACCTCCACTGGGTTTGCAGCAGCCTGCCAATGCCCCGTGCCGGGCTCCGACCACCAATGTGGAGCTACTTCTCCAGGACCTACCCTACAGCGCCTTGTTCAAGGCCCAGGAAGGTGACCGGGAGCTGGGCAGACAGGATGGTAAAAGAGTGGCCAAGGGACCCAAGAAGATGGAGTCTGAACCCGAGGAGGAACCTCAAGACATTACCGTTGTTACTGATGATGTTGACCAGTGGCCTGAGATCACCACTACCAAGCAGCCTGCATTCACCCAAGCCACTCAACAGGTTATAGCCGGTAAGAGATATCTTCTTCTTTTGTTCTGCCATCGTTACCCAAATATCACTATCATACTAACACTGGCAACTGTTGTCCAAAGGCCATCCATCCACAAATGTGAGGAATCAGGACTGAAACCTGTCAATGTAAACAATGTTGTTGCATATCTAATCTAGTCAGTTATAGTTGCTGAGAATGGTATAAGTAGACAACATGGTCCAGTTCTACTCGTTGGACATTGGATGGTGAAGAGTTAGAGGATGGTTCAGGTCAGGGTAGGGAAGGGAAGGCTCGACTTGGACACAGTGGGGACTGAATGATTGCATACCActttgattacacacacacacacacatacacacacacacacacacacacacacacacacacacacacacacacacacacacacacacacacacacacacacacacacacacacacacacacacttttgccaTATGTTAccttacaaccttattctaaatggACTAAATCGTTTTTCTCCCCCTCATCAATCAATGCATtctcccataatgacaaagaaagaACTGTTTTTTAGGATTGTCTGCTAATTGACTGTAGCCTGCATGCAACCATGTGGGAGAAGAGGACCCTTCATTCATTAACTGAAACTTAGGAAATCAATTCTGTTTCTTCTTTTCTTGTTATTCCTGTCAGATATTTCCATTCCGGGATAGTTGTTCACTGAGTTGCTACCACTAGTTGTGCCTTTGGATGCAggtaggcagcaggcagcaggcaggtaggcaggtaggcagcaggcaggtaggcagcaggcaggtaggcaggtagagagcaggcaggtaggcaggtaggcagcaggcaggtaggcaggtaggcagcaggcaggtaggcaggtaggcagcaggcaGATAGGttggtaggcaggtaggcagcaggcaggtaggcagcaggcaggtaggcagcaggcaggtaggcaggtaggcaggtaggcaggtaggaaggtaggcagcaggcaggtaggtaggcaggtaggcaggtaggcaggtaggcagcaggcaggtaggcagcaggcaggtaggcagcaggcaggcaggtaggcaggtaggcagcaggcaggtaggcagcaggcaggtaggcaggtaggcagataGTCAGCAGGCAGGTAGTCAGCAGGCATGTAGGcagcaggcaggtaggtaggcagcaggcatgtaggtaggtaggcagcaggcaggcaggtaggcatgtaggcaggtaggcagcaggcaggcaggtaggcatgtaggcaggtaggcagcaggcatgtaggcagcaggcagcaggcatGTAGGCAGCAGGCATGTAGGCAGGTAGGAAGCAGGCATataggcagcaggcaggcaggtaggcaggtagacaggtagacagcaggcatgtaggcaggtaggcagcaggcatgtaggcagcaggcatgtaggcaggtaggcagcaggcatgtaggcagcaggcaggcaggtaggcaggtagacaggtagacagcaggcatgtaggcaggtaggcagcaggcatgtaggcagcaggcaggtaggcagcaggcatgtaggcagcaggcagcaggcatgtaggcagcaggcatgtaggcagataggcagcaggcatgtaggcagcaggcaggcaggtaggcaggtagacaggtagacagcaggcatgtaggcaggtaggcagcaggcatgtaggcagcaggcatgtaggcaggtaggcagcaggcatgtaggcagcaggcaggtaggcaggtagacaggtagacagcaggcatgtaggcaggtaggcagcaggcatgtaggcagcagacaggtaggcagcaggcatgtaggcagtaggcaggcaggtaggcaggtaggcaggtaggcagcaggcaggtaggcagcaggcaggtaggcaggtaggcagataGTCAGCAGGCAGGTAGTCAGCAGGCATGTAGGcagcaggcaggtaggtaggcagcaggcatgtaggtaggtaggcagcaggcaggcaggtaggcatgtaggcaggtaggcagcaggcaggcaggtaggcatgtaggcaggtaggcagcaggcatgtaggcagcaggcagcaggcatgtaggcagcaggcatgtaggcaggtaggcagcaggcatgtaggcagcaggcaggcaggtaggcaggtagacaggtagacagcaggcatgtaggcaggtaggcagcaggcatgtaggcagcaggcatgtaggcaggtaggcagcaggcatgtaggcagcaggcaggtaggcaggtagacaggtagacagcaggcatgtaggcaggtaggcagcaggcatgtaggcagcaggcaggtaggcagcaggcatgtaggcagcaggcaggcaggcaggtaggcaggtaggcaggtaggcagcaggcaggcaggcagcaggcaggtaggcaggtaggcagcaggcatgtaggcagcaggcaggtaggtaggcagcaggcatgtaggtaggtaggcagcaggcaggcaggtaggcatgtaggcaggtaggcagaaggcaggcaggtaggcatgtaggcaggtaggcagcaggcatgtaggcagcaggcagcaggcatgtaggcagcaggcatgtaggcaggtaggcagcaggcatgtaggcagcaggcaggcaggtaggcaggtagacaggtagacagcaggcatgtaggcaggtaggcagcaggcatgtaggcagcaggcatgtaggcagcaggcaggcaggtagacaggtagacagcaggcatgtaggcaggtaggcagcaggcatgtaggcagcaggcaggtaggcagcaggcatgtaggcagcaggcagcaggcatgtaggcagcaggcatgtaggcaggtaggcagcaggcatgtaggcagcaggcaggcaggtaggcaggtagacaggtagacagcaggcatgtaggcaggtaggcagcaggcatgtaggcagcaggcatgtaggcaggtaggcagcaggcatgtaggcagcaggcaggcaggtaggcaggtagacaggtagacagcaggcatgtaggcaggtaggcagcaggcatgtaggcagcaggcaggtaggcagcaggcaTGTAGGCAGGTAGTCAGCATGCAtgtaggcagcaggcagcagtTAGCAGCCTCTGGATTGGGGTACAGCCCATGACTTGCAGTAGGTGGCTGGAGTATTTTGAAACTTTTTatgaccttcctctgacaccgcctggtatagaggtcctggatggcaggaagcttggccccagtgatgcactgggccgtacgcaccaccctctatagggccttcctctgacaccgcctggtatagaggtcctggatggcagggagcttggcccctgtgatgcactgggccgtacgcaccaccctctatagggccttcctctgacaccgcctggtatagaggtcctggatggcagggagcttggccccttGTGCTGTACTGGTCGGTACCCACTaccctctatagggccttcctctgacaccgcctggtatagaggtcctggatggcagggagcttggcccctt contains:
- the LOC124030695 gene encoding skin secretory protein xP2-like yields the protein MVEREFQTLTSQTEKERRGLSDSSQRPDDVRCDDCSHGDDPIWETQVEKKEEEKLIPEEEQRRDIEKFLRGLLIPGQEDRGEESSIMGEPLDIPNLLNPDLGSNLSPLVPDLLPDLSPLLHDLAPNLTPSEDDFPPLPSAASPWQGDRLWQGSPPANLPTPLIPIPGPFNLLGKVAACIKASAPAQAPTPAPVPAPAPTPAPVPAPAKVPAIQVTASARSSTPAPVPAPAKVPAIQVTASARSSTPAPAKVPAMRITVPAATPAPAKVPAIQVTASARSSTPAPAKVPATRITDPTKARAPSTTQQEIYDLMADFPALQPQGKAPPLGLQQPANAPCRAPTTNVELLLQDLPYSALFKAQEGDRELGRQDGKRVAKGPKKMESEPEEEPQDITVVTDDVDQWPEITTTKQPAFTQATQQVIA